A portion of the Sandaracinobacteroides saxicola genome contains these proteins:
- the rpsN gene encoding 30S ribosomal protein S14 — protein MAKLSSVNKNERRKALVVKYAAKYEKLKAKANDDSLDEGERLVARLKMAELPRNANPTRVRNRCELTGRSRGYYRKFKLSRVMLRELGNKGLIPGVTKSSW, from the coding sequence ATGGCGAAACTGAGTTCTGTGAACAAGAACGAGCGTCGGAAGGCGCTGGTCGTGAAATATGCGGCCAAGTATGAGAAACTGAAGGCAAAGGCCAACGACGACAGCCTGGATGAGGGCGAGCGTCTGGTGGCCCGGCTGAAGATGGCGGAGCTGCCGCGCAACGCGAACCCGACGCGGGTGCGCAACCGCTGCGAGCTGACCGGCCGCAGCCGGGGCTATTATCGCAAATTCAAACTGTCGCGCGTGATGCTGCGGGAACTGGGCAACAAGGGCCTGATCCCCGGCGTGACCAAGTCGAGCTGGTAA
- the rpsQ gene encoding 30S ribosomal protein S17, with product MPKRILQGTVVSHKTDKTVVVLVERKVAHPVYGKIIRRSKKYHAHDDANAIKAGDVVRIEECAPLSKLKSWRVLDKVA from the coding sequence ATGCCGAAACGAATTCTGCAGGGCACGGTGGTCTCCCACAAGACCGACAAGACCGTGGTCGTGCTGGTGGAGCGCAAGGTCGCGCACCCGGTCTATGGCAAGATCATCCGCCGTTCGAAGAAATATCATGCGCATGACGATGCCAACGCCATCAAGGCCGGCGACGTGGTGCGGATCGAGGAATGCGCGCCGCTGTCGAAGCTGAAGAGCTGGCGCGTGCTGGACAAGGTGGCCTGA
- the rplE gene encoding 50S ribosomal protein L5, with product MAKADSTRALPRMQKMYEERIRAAMTEEFGYKNVMQVPKIDKIVINMGVGEATQDKKKVEVAAAEMALIAGQKPVIAKAKKSVAQFKLREGMPIGCKVTLRRERMYEFLDRLITIALPRVRDFRGVNPKSFDGRGNYAMGLKEQLVFPEISYDKVDKMRGMDIIITTTANSDDEARALLRAFGMPFIGEADARNAAAAKAA from the coding sequence ATGGCTAAGGCAGACAGCACGCGGGCGCTGCCGCGCATGCAGAAGATGTATGAGGAGCGCATTCGCGCCGCGATGACCGAGGAATTCGGCTACAAGAACGTCATGCAGGTGCCGAAGATCGACAAGATCGTCATCAACATGGGTGTTGGTGAGGCGACGCAGGACAAGAAGAAGGTGGAGGTTGCCGCCGCCGAGATGGCGCTGATCGCCGGGCAGAAGCCGGTGATCGCCAAGGCCAAGAAGTCGGTCGCGCAGTTCAAGCTGCGTGAGGGCATGCCGATCGGCTGCAAGGTGACGCTGCGCCGCGAGCGGATGTATGAGTTTCTCGACCGGCTGATCACCATCGCGCTGCCGCGCGTGCGCGATTTCCGCGGCGTGAACCCGAAGAGTTTCGACGGCCGCGGCAACTATGCCATGGGCCTGAAGGAACAGCTGGTCTTCCCCGAGATCAGTTACGACAAGGTGGACAAGATGCGGGGCATGGACATCATCATCACCACCACCGCGAACAGCGATGACGAGGCGCGCGCCCTGCTGCGTGCGTTCGGCATGCCGTTCATCGGCGAGGCCGACGCCCGCAACGCTGCCGCTGCCAAAGCGGCCTGA
- the rplX gene encoding 50S ribosomal protein L24, producing the protein MSMAKIRKGDRVIVLTGKDKGREGDVVRAMPKDGKVVVQGVNMIARHTKATQADPQGGIKRREAAIAVSNVAIKDPKTGKPTRVGFEVRDGKKVRVAKGSGEVING; encoded by the coding sequence ATGAGCATGGCGAAGATCAGGAAGGGCGACCGCGTGATCGTTCTGACCGGCAAGGACAAGGGCCGGGAAGGCGATGTGGTGCGCGCCATGCCGAAGGACGGCAAGGTGGTGGTGCAGGGCGTGAACATGATCGCGCGGCACACCAAGGCGACGCAGGCCGACCCGCAGGGCGGCATCAAGCGGCGCGAGGCGGCGATCGCCGTTTCGAACGTGGCAATCAAAGATCCCAAGACCGGCAAGCCGACGCGCGTTGGTTTCGAGGTGCGGGACGGCAAGAAGGTGCGGGTCGCGAAAGGCTCGGGCGAGGTGATCAATGGCTAA
- the rplN gene encoding 50S ribosomal protein L14, with translation MIQMQTNLDVADNSGAKRVMCIKVLGGSKRRFAGVGDIIVVSVKEAQPKGRVKKGDVHRAVVVRTAKDIRRADGSVIRFDSNAAVLINKNEEPIGTRIFGPVVRELRSTGHMKIISLAPEVL, from the coding sequence ATGATTCAGATGCAGACCAATCTGGATGTCGCCGACAACAGCGGTGCCAAGCGCGTGATGTGCATCAAGGTGCTGGGCGGTTCCAAGCGGCGTTTCGCCGGCGTGGGCGACATCATCGTGGTGTCGGTGAAGGAAGCGCAGCCCAAGGGCCGGGTGAAGAAGGGGGACGTGCATCGCGCCGTCGTCGTCCGCACCGCCAAGGACATCCGCCGCGCCGACGGCAGCGTGATCCGGTTCGACAGCAATGCCGCCGTCCTCATCAACAAGAATGAGGAACCGATCGGCACGCGGATTTTCGGGCCGGTGGTGCGCGAGCTGCGCTCGACGGGGCACATGAAGATCATTTCGCTCGCGCCGGAGGTGCTGTGA